One Denticeps clupeoides chromosome 10, fDenClu1.1, whole genome shotgun sequence genomic window carries:
- the LOC114798529 gene encoding epidermal growth factor receptor kinase substrate 8-like protein 3, with product MFQINSPHGLPSRGFSYEEPSIPRPSVSRPSGKSIYLQRKEYSESISQEPENFLYRVEHLLTCELNGQQIRSLDDCVTRLKHLDSKGKVWGQEMILEVQGNALQLSDTETKEELESLPLTSITQTAAVLDSCDYTSLLMVTVHKRHRRFPQVFLFQCDDVGAKEIKVDLDKIVGLGGQDSADAGNDQVVDIRRHLENIIGQKLPGRHGSPTSHTTRQESYSPPPPPRDHTPPQWGNNDHTEPRFREGPVVTPPEEPSFQQPQNSEVERNVEIFNHVLSDIEFFTGKVSASLQQDDQDKKKIKKNKKEKGPGQSLPPLEEYFSYLQKIKYGFNLLGKLNGKINNPSAPEFIHHLFGSLNLIFPWYPSNVASSVVIPLMTEDALFLLSQTVTPGEHKLWSSLGDAWRTPRSEWPNGDQIPAYLPVFYDGWQIPMPVPPNSQNWQGARDSSQRFPSRSEYQQESAQDRRARNLPSTRSSEPPLLMRVIYDLVARNSQELSVMRGEMVQVLEKSRQWWKVRNSRGAEGSVPPNILEPVTEGPPKDTDQYGHMRNQGPPSLDTRSTPAEVRAWLQYKGFSKSTLNCLSVFNGELLLTMSQNNMRMICPDEGGRVFFQLQAVKSSLALASEAGPGQYNGF from the exons ATGTTCCAGATAAACAGTCCTCATGGGCTGCCGTCAAG GGGGTTCTCTTATGAGGAGCCGAGCATCCCGAGGCCCAGCGTATCCAGACCAAGCGGAAAATCAATATACT TGCAAAGGAAGGAGTATTCAGAGTCCATCAGCCAAGAGCCTGAGAACTTTCTCTACAGGGTTGAG CACCTGCTCACATGCGAACTGAACGGTCAGCAAATCAGGAGCCTGGACGACTGCGTGACGCGACTCAAACATCTGGACTCGAAGGGGAAAGTCTGGGGCCAGGAGATGATCCTCGAGGTGCAGGGCAACGCATTACAACTCAGCGACACGGAGACTAAG GAGGAGCTGGAATCACTTCCCCTGACCAGCATCACGCAGACAGCGGCCGTGTTGGACAGCTGTGACTACACCTCCCTCCTGATGGTCACGGTGCACAAGCGGCACAGGCGCTTTCCTCAGGTCTTCCTCTTCCAGTGCGATGACGTTGGG GCAAAAGAGATCAAAGTGGATTTAGATAAAATCGTGGGACTTGGAGGCCAAGACTCTGCTGATGCTGGAAACGACCAGGTTGTGGACATCAG GCGCCACCTAGAAAACATTATTGGGCAGAAGTTACCTGGAAGGCATGGCAGCCCTACATCCCATACAACGCGACAAGAGAGTTATTCGCCTCCGCCGCCACCACGTGACCACACCCCTCCACAGTGGGGGAACAATGACCACACTGAGCCTAGGTTCAGAG AGGGTCCAGTAGTCACTCCACCGGAGGAGCCCTCCTTCCAGCAGCCCCAGAACAGTGAAGTCGAGAGGAACGTG GAAATCTTCAACCATGTCCTGAGCGACATAGAATTCTTTACGGGCAAAGTGTCTGCTTCACTGCAGCAAGATGATcaggacaaaaagaaaatcaagaaaaacaaaaaagaaaaaggtcctG GTCAATCCTTGCCCCCGCTGGAGGAATACTTTTCGTATCTTCAAAAAATTAAGTACGGCTTTAACCTGCTG GGGAAACTCAACGGCAAGATCAACAACCCGAGTGCCCCTGAATTCATCCACCATCTCTTCGGAAGTTTGAACTTG ATATTCCCGTGGTACCCAAGCAACGTGGCCTCATCAGTGGTCATCCCCCTGATGACCGAAGATGCTCTCTTCCTGCTGTCTCAGACCGTAACTCCGGGGGAGCACAAGCTGTGGAGCTCTTTAGGGGACGCCTGGAGAACTCCCAG ATCGGAATGGCCGAACGGTGACCAGATCCCAGCATACTTACCCGTGTTCTATGATGGCTGGCAGATACCTATGCCAGTTCCACCCAATTCTCAAAACTGGCAGGGCGCAAGGGACAGCAGTCAAAGGTTCCCGTCTAGAAGCGAGTATCAGCAGGAGTCAGCCCAG GACAGAAGGGCGAGGAACCTCCCATCCACACG CTCAAGCGAGCCGCCTCTCCTCATGCGAGTGATTTACGACCTGGTGGCCAGGAACAGCCAGGAGTTGAGCGTGATGAGAGGGGAGATGGTCCAG GTACTGGAGAAATCAAGGCAGTGGTGGAAGGTCCGTAACTCGCGAGGGGCTGAGGGGAGCGTGCCTCCTAATATCCTGGAACCCGTCACCGAGGGACCGCCAAAGGACACGGATCAATATGGGCATATGAGGAATCAA GGACCCCCGTCCCTCGACACAAGGTCCACACCTGCGGAGGTCCGAGCCTGGCTACAGTACAAGGGCTTCTCCAAATC gaCCCTGAACTGTTTGAGCGTGTTCAATGGAGAGCTACTATTGACAATGTCCCAGAACAACATGCGGATGATCTGCCCTGATGAAGGAGGCAGGGTCTTCTTCCAGCTGCAGGCTGTCAAATCTTCTCTTGCC CTCGCCAGTGAGGCAGGACCAGGCCAGTATAACGGATTTTAA
- the LOC114798518 gene encoding ATP synthase F(0) complex subunit B1, mitochondrial-like — protein MLSRLVLVSGPAFKSSGSFGACVVQASRSLHSSPQSLAPVPPLPEKGGKVRHGIIPEELFQLLYPKTGVTGPYMLGTGLLLYLLSKEIYVVNHETFAAASIGAVVVYGVKKFGPQVAAFADKLNQDKVSKAQEVKDLAMTSLAQAVEDEKKEQWRAEGRPMLFDAKRNNVAMLLEINHRERLHLVTNEVKKRLDYQIEVQNLHRRMEQEHMVNWVEKNVVSSITPQQEKESIAKCITDLKMLAKATQAKARA, from the exons ATGCTGTCGAGACTGGTGCTCGTTTCAG GCCCTGCCTTTAAAAGCAGCGGATCGTTTGGTGCTTG TGTGGTCCAGGCGTCTCGCTCCCTCCACTCATCTCCTCAGAGTTTGGCCCCCGTGCCTCCGCTGCCGGAGAAAGGTGGCAAGGTTCGCCATGGCATCATCCCCGAAGAGCTTTTCCAGCTGCTGTACCCCAAGACTGGCGTGACAG gGCCATACATGCTGGGCACGGGCCTGCTGCTGTACCTGCTGTCCAAGGAGATCTATGTCGTCAACCACGAGACCTTTGCTGCAGCTTCCATTGGTGCTGTTGTTGTCTATGGCGTAAAGAAATTTGGCCCCCAGGTGGCGGCATTTGCGGACAAGTTGAACCAG GACAAAGTGTCCAAAGCCCAGGAGGTGAAGGACCTGGCCATGACCAGCCTGGCTCAGGCTGTCGaggacgagaagaaggagcagtgGAGGGCAGAGGGACGGCCCATGCTGTTTGACGCCAAGAGG AACAACGTGGCCATGCTGCTCGAAATCAACCACAGGGAGCGGCTACACTTGGTGACCAACGAGGTGAAGAAGCGGCTGGATTACCAGATCGAGGTGCAGAACCTCCATCGCCGCATGGAGCAGGAGCACATGGTCAACTGGGTGGAGAAGAACGTCGTCAGCAGCATCACCCCACAGCAG GAGAAGGAGAGCATTGCTAAGTGCATCACGGACCTGAAGATGCTGGCTAAAGCTACTCAGGCCAAGGCCCGGGCCTAA
- the LOC114798092 gene encoding differentially expressed in FDCP 6 homolog — translation MELRSELLKSIWYAFTALDLEKSGKVSKSQLKVLSHNLCTVLNIPHNPVALDEDFRDDDDGPVSNQGYMPYLNKFILDKVVEGSFLKENVDNLCWTLTAKKNYRTDSRSVLPRDDAFRLWCLFNFLSEDKYPLVMVPDEVEYLLKKICMAMNVELNCVELEDFLSQDSVQQKGFTVWAFLDMMNSGKLTRGIDRETVTMAVEQVYREIVGDVLKEGYLWKKSQLRRNWKERWFTLKPNSLSYFTNEDQKDHKGSIALDMNCCVEVLPDKDGKRCMLCLKTLSKTYEMSASDTKQRQEWSSAIQTAIRLQTEGKTSLHKDLKMKRREQREQRERRRQAKEQELQRLQALQEEKARKLAELELLKEAQRQAQALLEQDELRRRQQHEQLRRTLEVQLQEAEEARASMQAEMALKEAEAEKQRKRIRELEDMQQQLEEALHQEIKARQDEEAFRYTQARLLAEEEEKMKALMALQEEQEEYILKTQREKQELKQEMESKSRALEEAQRQVEEVRANRHRVDQDVMAAQKKLRQASTNVKHWNVQMNRLMQPVGPGEKRTSGISFSSFRIPAQKDPGLHLRQRSGDRDEESKENVDRGAAPEAEKRLSQGFNGDMDIP, via the exons GTCCTGTCCCATAACCTCTGCACGGTTCTGAACATCCCTCACAACCCGGTGGCTCTCGATGAAGACTTCAGGGACGACGATGACGGACCTGTGTCCAACCAGGGCTACATGCCTTACCTCAACAAGTTCATCCTGGACAAG GTGGTGGAAGGGAGCTTCCTGAAGGAGAACGTGGACAACCTCTGCTGGACACTGACCGCCAAGAAGAACTACCGCACCGACAGCAGGAGCGTGCTGCCCAGGGACGACGCCTTCCGCCTCTGGTGCCTGttcaacttcctgtcggaggacaaGTACCCCCTGGTCATGGTGCCCGACGAG GTTGAGTACTTACTGAAGAAGATCTGCATGGCCATGAATGTGGAGCTGAACtgtgtggagctggaggacttCCTGTCGCAGGACTCTGTGCAGCAGAAGGGCTTCACGGTTTGGGCATTTCTGGACATGATGAATTCTGGGAAGCTCACTCGAGGCATTGATAGGGAAACCGTCACGATGGCAGTGGAGCAGGTGTACAGGGAAATAGTTGGAGATGTGCTCAAGGAG GGATACTTATGGAAGAAAAGCCAGCTGAGAAGGAACTGGAAAGAGCGATGGTTCACGCTGAAACCCAACAGCCTCTCCTACTTCACCAACGAAGACCAGAAGGATCACAAAGGCAGCATCGCGCTGGACATGAACTGCTGTGTAGAG GTGCTGCCCGACAAGGATGGGAAGAGATGCATGCTTTGCCTGAAAACCCTCTCCAAAACGTATGAGATGAGCGCGTCCGACACCAAACAGAGGCAGGAGTGGTCATCAG CCATTCAGACGGCCATCCGGCTGCAGACGGAGGGGAAGACGTCACTACACAAGGACCTGAAGATGAAGCGGCGGGAGCAGCGGGAACAGAGGGAGCGGCGGCGACAGGCCAAGGAGCAGGAGCTGCAGCGGCTCCAGGCCCTGCAGGAGGAGAAGGCGCGCAAGCTGGCCGAGCTGGAGCTCCTGAAGGAGGCGCAGCGCCAGGCCCAGGCCCTGCTGGAGCAGGACGAGCTGAGGAGGCGCCAGCAGCACGAGCAGCTGAGGAGAACCCTGGAGGTGCAGCTGCAGGAGGCCGAGGAG GCCCGGGCGAGCATGCAGGCTGAGATGGCCCTGAAGGAGGCCGAGGCAGAGAAGCAGCGCAAGCGGATTCGGGAGCTGGAGgacatgcagcagcagctggaggaggcgcTGCACCAGGAGATCAAGGCCCGGCAGGACGAGGAGGCCTTCAGATACACACAGGCCAG GTTGctggctgaggaggaggagaagatgaaggCTCTGATGGCCctgcaggaggagcaggaggagtacATCTTGAAGACCCAGAGGGAGAAGCAGGAGCTCAAGCAGGAGATGGAGAGTAAATCGCGGGCTCTGGAGGAGGCGCAGCggcaggtggaggaggtgcgAGCCAACCGGCACAGAGTGGACCAGGATGTGATG GCTGCACAGAAGAAGCTCCGTCAGGCCAGCACCAACGTCAAACACTGGAACGTTCAGATGAACAGATTAATGCAGCCGGTGGGACCGGGCG AGAAGAGAACGTCAGGCATTTCCTTTTCTAGCTTCCGAATCCCCGCTCAAAAGGACCCAGGACTGCACCTGCGGCAGAGGTCCGGGGACCGGGATGAGGAGAGCAAGGAGAACGTGGACAGGGGAGCTGCGCCTGAAGCTGAGAAGCGCCTATCGCAGGGTTTCAATGGAGACATGGACATTCCTTAG